Proteins from a genomic interval of Rhipicephalus microplus isolate Deutch F79 chromosome 6, USDA_Rmic, whole genome shotgun sequence:
- the LOC119167170 gene encoding kunitz-type serine protease inhibitor A-like isoform X2, with translation MNLAGVLLLLFCMVFTQAVGRRWKCYLPPETGVCRARITKWYFDRRTDSCRSFIYGGCGGNENKFSSEEECLAECAPRRHIPPSCYKETETGRCRARQPSWYFDSSRGHCKVFIYGGCDGNKNRFSTEEECMGTCAPSSRYPVVCSQRPSLQSYYYTFLYFYQYGQRVWYFNPVEAICEQFQPGQLPKSSNFFQSCQACSNTCTKYNSCSSNPE, from the exons ATGAACCTTGCAGGCGTGCTTCTTCTTCTATTTTGCATGGTGTTCACGCAGG CTGTAGGCCGAAGATGGAAATGTTACCTTCCACCTGAAACCGGTGTTTGCCGAGCGCGAATCACGAAGTGGTATTTTGATCGTAGGACTGACAGCTGCAGATCATTCATCTATGGCGGTTGCGGAGGAAACGAGAACAAGTTTTCATCAGAAGAAGAATGCCTCGCCGAATGTGCCC CTCGGAGGCACATACCACCCAGCTGCTACAAGGAAACAGAAACTGGTCGATGCCGAGCACGACAACCAAGCTGGTACTTTGATTCCAGCCGTGGCCACTGCAAAGTGTTCATCTACGGTGGATGTGACGGAAACAAGAACCGCTTTTCTACAGAGGAAGAATGCATGGGCACCTGCGCTC CATCGTCTCGGTATCCTGTCGTCTGCAGCCAGAGGCCAAGCCTTCAGTCCTACTATTACACTTTTTTATACTTCTATCAATATGGACAAAGGGTTTGGTATTTCAACCCTGTTGAGGCCATTTGCGAGCAGTTTCAACCAGGCCAGTTGCCAAAGAGTTCTAACTTTTTTCAAAGCTGCCAGGCATGTTCAAACACATGTACCA aataTAATAGCTGCTCCAGTAATCCAGAGTA A
- the LOC119167170 gene encoding kunitz-type serine protease inhibitor A-like isoform X1, which produces MNLAGVLLLLFCMVFTQAVGRRWKCYLPPETGVCRARITKWYFDRRTDSCRSFIYGGCGGNENKFSSEEECLAECAPRRHIPPSCYKETETGRCRARQPSWYFDSSRGHCKVFIYGGCDGNKNRFSTEEECMGTCAPSSRYPVVCSQRPSLQSYYYTFLYFYQYGQRVWYFNPVEAICEQFQPGQLPKSSNFFQSCQACSNTCTKYNSCSSNPE; this is translated from the exons ATGAACCTTGCAGGCGTGCTTCTTCTTCTATTTTGCATGGTGTTCACGCAGG CTGTAGGCCGAAGATGGAAATGTTACCTTCCACCTGAAACCGGTGTTTGCCGAGCGCGAATCACGAAGTGGTATTTTGATCGTAGGACTGACAGCTGCAGATCATTCATCTATGGCGGTTGCGGAGGAAACGAGAACAAGTTTTCATCAGAAGAAGAATGCCTCGCCGAATGTGCCC CTCGGAGGCACATACCACCCAGCTGCTACAAGGAAACAGAAACTGGTCGATGCCGAGCACGACAACCAAGCTGGTACTTTGATTCCAGCCGTGGCCACTGCAAAGTGTTCATCTACGGTGGATGTGACGGAAACAAGAACCGCTTTTCTACAGAGGAAGAATGCATGGGCACCTGCGCTC CATCGTCTCGGTATCCTGTCGTCTGCAGCCAGAGGCCAAGCCTTCAGTCCTACTATTACACTTTTTTATACTTCTATCAATATGGACAAAGGGTTTGGTATTTCAACCCTGTTGAGGCCATTTGCGAGCAGTTTCAACCAGGCCAGTTGCCAAAGAGTTCTAACTTTTTTCAAAGCTGCCAGGCATGTTCAAACACATGTACCA aataTAATAGCTGCTCCAGTAATCCAGAGTAG